CCAGGTCTGGGTTCTACCTTCTTCATTAGGTTTTTACCTTCGAGGATGTATATGGGACCTGACTGGGAATAAATGTAAGGCAACTCAGTCAAGGGAGCAGAAAGGGAGATTCCGTACTTCCAATCATCGTGTCCCTTCAGGTGACCAGAGCAAAATTCTTAGCTTGCAGGGCCACTGCGGAGGGGAGGGGCGACAAGTCACTGTGAACCCTGTTTGGTGAATGCTGACAGGGAATGGCTGTATTCACCTGGCAACATCTGTACAGAAGTTACTTGGCATGGTCCGTCTAGTGGAGTGTGGAATGGAGGACTGGCTGGTATAGATTTATGCAGTAGGCGAGTAGCTGCTAGggtttattttcaaaacttctgCATAGTTTccccttttaaataaatattttcagggtTAGCTTtccaagggggagggagagaggggacttGCAACAAGTAGCTCCACTAAGCCAGAAGAAAGCTCTGGGGCAGGCACCCTGCCCCCTACCGGCGAGTCAGAGCTCCGGGCAAACTCCAGGAGCCCACCTGGGCTGCAGGAGAGAGTTCCACAGGTGGGATCCCTGACTGACTGCCGCCTCGGGCTAGGACCATCTCCTTCTCTGGGCTACAGCCACCGGCGCCGAGGTCTTCTGGGCCAGTTGGACTTTaaggctgggccctggccccagAAGGTTGATGGGCTGGAACTGGCTGCTGGCAGGGGCATCAGTGTGAGTATGTGGATTTTCAAGCTTCTGGGGAGAATCATGAggttatgtttgtgtgtgtgagcacacagaCAAGGGAGAGGCTCATTTGTGTAGGTACATCACGTGTACGGGTGCAGGGAAGTGTTTCACCTGAGGACacgtgtttgtgtgtctgtgaaaATGGGTTGGGGGCCTATgcatgtttgtgtgcatgtgaacATATGTGTGACATAGTATGTATTTCCCACCAAGTGTGAGGGCGTGAGTGTTTTTGTGTTACTCGCGGTGCACGGCACATAACAGGCTTTTAGTGCTAGTGAATCAAATTATAAATGGGTACGTGTCCTTATGAAAGCTGGTATAGAGCCTATTTGTCTATGCCTGTGAGTGTGGCaacaggaggcaggtgggggtaATGCAGGCCACAGGGGCTACTGTGTTTCCTCCCTTCCGAAGTAAGCACAGGCCTGTGGGCTCAACTCGGCTGACTCAGGGCAGCTTCTGCGTCACTTGAATCTCTCTGGATCCTCAGACAGTAGCCAGCTTTTCACCTTTCCAGTCAGCGAAGGGCCCTATGAGCAAAGGCCAGATCTCAGGAAGAACTGCATTGTCCCCTGAGAGCACAGCCTCCAGGAGAGGCCACAGAAGCTACTGGGGCTGCATTTCCTCTTGGGGTGCAGGGTCCGTGGGGCGCTTGGTGCCGTCTTAGCCTGCGGAGGGTTCCCTTGACTTCCACGCCTGTACAGAGGAAGGCCAAGGCATAGCCTCTCACATCAAGTTAGCCTGCCCAGCTGCCAGAGTCCCGGAGGGCCTCACTGGCAAGGAATCTTTGATATAGAGAAAGTCCGCGCAAAAGGGTCTTAGGTGAGCGCTGATTCCATCCTGGAGTAAAGCGCAGGAGAGCTCCCCTGAGCTCCAGGATCAAGGGGTCGGTAGAGTGCCTCATTccctttatcccttcccattggGATGGAATACAGTACCTACAACTACCACGACCTGAGATGGAAAAGCCACAAATTCCGCCTGCTTCGGATCTACCTGGACCAGACTGGAGGTGTAGCTTAAAGGGAGGGCTGCATCCCCTAGAGGGGAGGTGGTGCTGCAGATTATTTTACAGCCACAGAGGCACCCACAGTGCACCTACGCACCGaagtgcccccccaccccacccgctgGACCATAGAAGCCCCTGCTCCCGCTTGCTTCCCGATTAGAACACGTGCCTGAGTGCCCTGCTCCCCAGGTCTCCTGGACTTTCCTCCTTCCCAAGCCCCTTCATTCCAAACCAATAGATTTCTGAGCGTGGAGGCCTCTGCTCCATGGCCACACGCACGACCCGGGATTCACAGTGGGATCAGTGGCTGTCCTTGGGGCCCGTGAAATCTGCCTAGTGCATCACGCCTGGTTCTGGGGATTGCAACAATGGCTAAGGAGTCCGCCCTTCAGGAAACTTCCGATTTGTTCCCCAGCCTTGGCATCTCCAAATACATGCACCCACGTTCTGTACACAGCCTCTCATTTCCTACCCTCATCCCCAGGTTAAGGAAGAGGTGGTGAGGGCACTGCTCTGCTTGTGGGGGGAGAAGAGTCCCCAAGAGGAGGAAGCCCCCTCCCTGCTTCTACAGGGAGCTTCCAGGACAAGAAAAGAGACAAGGGAGTTTGGGGGCAGGAGGTTTTGGAGTATTCAGTCCCTTCACCTTGGGATTGATACACGTTGCGTATGTGGGAAGGCGTCTCCCGCTTTCCGGGACTCATGGGGCATCGCTGCCCAGAACAGTCCACCCGGGGTGTCAAGTCCCTGTAGGGAAATCAGACACAGCTGCACTCCCGGCTCGCGGGCCTCATGGTATAtaaccatgtatatgtatttatgatttctaattttattataaaataaaagcagaaatattttCCGAAGAACATTCACATGAGGGCATAACAGGGAGACGGCAAGTCCGCGGCTCCGAGGCACGCTCTACGGGGAGCACGGTGGCCACAGTCccgggaggaagaggagagccGGTGGCAGGGCCTCACGGAGGGAGAGGGGTCAACGGCAAGGGGGCGGTCGGGGGCTTCCGCGCTGCCGCTCCTTCTCTTTCACTGATGTTACTAGGCACAAAGCTGACATCTGCCGCCCCCGCAGACCCCCGGGAGAGGGCCTAAGGGGAACGCTTGGGTTCAAAGTCCCTGTCTTTCCTttgctcttccccctccccctcccaccccaggataGCGAGGAGGAATGGGGGAGGGCAAATAGACGGCCAGGACCGGGGAGAAAAACGGAGGGGTACAGGCAGAAAGGtgaaggaggctggaggggaggagaaatagaaaaactaagAGTAATAGAAGCCTACCGAGAGGTGGCAAGCCATAAGCATAGAGGGAAACAGACGgtgaaaagggggaaaggagaagagagaagaggaagagagcgccaggaaggcaagggaagagagagaagacagaagagaaggctGGGAGAGAGAGTAGGAGGATGGTGTATAATTTATTCCCTTCCCTGGTTCAAGACCCTGGCCCGGACCTCCAAAGGATCTCCAAAGCAAGTTGTTGAAAATAAATCCTGAACAAAGACCAAACCAGAGAGCCATCTGCCCTGCCCGGGCCGGCTGTTCCGCCCGCTTAGCGCGCGGCTTTTTCAGTACCTGGTGGGGCCGCCGGCGCGGGGCGCCCTCCGGACACGGTCTCTCTCTCGGGTCCCCAAGCGCCAAGCCCGGAAGGCGAGCACGTCGAAGCAGGCGGGGCTCTAGGAGCCCAGGTCCACGAGGTTGGCCGACATGGGGTTGAGGATGGAGTCCTGCAGGCCGTGGTGGTGCTGCAGTGGGTCCACGCCGCCTCCGCCCGGCACGGGCACCGGCACGGCGCTGGGGCACGGAGGGTGGCCCAGGCTGTGCAGGGACGGCAGCCCGGGTGGTGGCGGCGGGCTGAGCAGCAGCGCGGGGCTGGACGACGAGTGGTCTGGCGTCCCCGACGGCGTCTTCTCGTCCTCCGAGCTGCCTAGCACCGACTTGCCGCTGCCGTTCAGCGATGCAGCCAGCGGATTGTGGCTGTTGGAGTTGGAGTTCTCGCTATTCTCCCTGCAAGTTCAGGAGCAAAGCAGCCGGGTCAGCCGGGAAACTGAGGCCGCTGGGTGCCACGTCGCCTGGAGCCAGAGCTGCCGCGCGCAGCCTGCGGGTGTTTTCGGTTTCTATCATTTTCTCGGCCAGACCTGGGCTCTGGTGCTTTCGGTTCTCTATCTCTCCAGATTCGATTTCTTTCACGCATCCTTCTCCCTATGCCGTTTCTATCTCCCCACTTGCTCTGCTCTTAATCTCACGAATACCTTTCCTGCTCTCCGAGggttctgctccccaccccaagtGGCTAACCTTCTTTTCCAAAGTAAAGGGGCAGGGGCGCAGGGCTCAGTGGAGTTGtaggggagagggacagggaggaagagaagatgacCTGATTTTCAAGTCACTCTTGGCTCCTCAAACCAGGGTGTGCTGCAGAGAAGTAGGGCCAGGAGAGTCAGGGACCCTAGATTCTAGGCTCGGGGTCCCACTTGAAGTGGAGGAGCTCACAGGCTTTCATTTCCCTTTACTTTCCTCTGCTTGAGGAAATCCCTGTCTGGGGAAAGGTTCCTGGAGCTAAGGGTCCTTTCCCTTTAGTTTCAAACTTCCAGGCCTTGTTGGAGTTTTCCCTGATGGCCCTAAAGATGCAGGACTCCCTTTCACTGGCAGCACAGTAGAAACTGCAACTGGGGGCTGGAAGCTGGGGGCCTGTagctgggggcttctgggagaagggagaaggaagaaccaAGGGAATCGCCAATCCTGGCCTAGACTTTCTCACATACCAGAAACTGAGGGACTCTTCAGCTCTCACTTGAGGCCTGGCCTGAGAGCATAGTTCTTTAGGATTCTAGATACATGCCAGACTGGGCAGAGGGGGACCTCAGCAGGGAGAACCCACCTCCTACCCTGCCTTTGAGTGACAGCCCTGGCCCAGATTTGGAGATTTGAATTCTTGAGTAGGTTCTCTCTTTACTGGCTTCCTAGggccttttctttctgtcttcctggagGGGAACTTCCTACAGGGCTGGCAGATGAGATTTTACAACTGTGGATACCCCAAACTCATGGTCTTCGAAACCAAGGTCAGTTTgaagctccccccaccccctctcctgaTTCCACTGCTCAGCGCCCCCCACTCTGAGCCTGACAATTCACTGTGGGCTGCACACACCTCATACCACGCACCCCAGGTGTCTTGTTTTGCTGTTACACTCAGGCTGGATTCTGTTCCCATAAtcagtttctttcccatttccccTCCAGATTTGGGGTTTTGAGGGGGCCACAGAGCTGGCAGCCACAAGGGCCTAACAGTTAACTGCAAGGCTAGTTCAGGAAGTCCTGGTTTCCCCAAGGACAAGCAACTCTCAGCTTTTTTAGCTTCTCTCGGCTCACCCCAGACCTGCAGACCTACCTGCCAAAGAGGGTAGAgcctgaggagagagagaggctaaTGGCTTGGTGGGCCAGGGAAGGGCTGATGGGTCCAACAAGGCAGAAAAAAGGACatgtgtttctcttctctccctgagctGACACTTCCTCCCCAAGCCGTTTGCCTCTTGGTCCTTTCTATGTGGGATAAAAGACTTTCCTTGTCAACTCCCATATCCAGACAAGGAAAATTCTTGCCCAGGCCCCTCCACATCCGGGTCCTATTGAGAAAGTTCCAATTCCAGTCCTGACCCCTAATCACACTATGGCCTGGAGCTGAGTGAGGAAGACGGGAAGTTCTGGGAAGTACTGGTGAATTCTCACAGGCAGTCTAAAACCCGCAACCCCTATAGTTCTCTCCAAAGGCCTACCTTGCTGGGAGGACTATCAGGTCCTACCTGTTGGGTCCCCCTGGCCTGGGGTCCAGACCCACTGTCTTGCCATTGCCCTAAAGCTTGCTGCTTCTCCACTTTTGCTCACAAGCGACCAGGGAGTTAGTGGACAACTTCTCGATTGCTTTGCCCGCTTCAGACAAATTTCTTATCTCCCAGGGTCCCGCAAGCGCCGTCTGGGTCAGACCTGGCAGCAGCAGGGTCCTGGCTAGGACTAGGGGCCGAGCTCAGGCCTCTCCCGGGGATGAGGGGACACCCTGGGCCCCCCTCCCTCGAGCCCAGGGTAACTGGCGCAGGAGCTCTACTTACTCGTACCTTTCCTTGGCCTCGGCTGCCCGGTCGCGCTGCCGCCGATTCTTGAACCAGTTGCTGACCTGCGTGGTGGTGAGGCCCGTGGCCTCCGCCAGCTCGCGCTTCTCGCGGGGTGAGGGGTAGGGGTTGTGCGCATACCACTCGCGCAGCACGCTGCGGCTTTTTTCCTTGAAGCAGTAGCTGGTCTCCTCGCCGTCCCAGATGGAGCGCGGCAGCGGAAACTTGCGGCGCACGCGGTACTTGCCCACCGCGCCCAGGGGCCGGCCGCGCAGCTTCTCCGCCTCGATGTAGTGCGCTTTGAGCCACAGCTGCTGCAGTTTGGCGTGGTTGTGCGGCGAGAACTGATGGCTCTCCAGGATCTTGTAGAGCTCGCGGAAGTTGCCGCGGTGGAAAGCCACCACCGCCTTGGCTTTGAGCACGCTTTCATTCTTGTGGAGGTGCTCGCAGGCGGGCAGCGACCACAGGAAGCGGCCCAGCCGCTCGATGTTGCCGCCCTGCTGCAGCACCTCACACACGCAAGCCACTTGCTCCTGCGTGAAGCCGAAGGTAGGCAGCATGGACATGGTGCCGGCTGagcccccgcccgcccgcgcgcGCCCTCACCGCGCCGCGCGGTCCGGCATGGACGCCTCCCCGCCGGGCCGTCCGGGCCGAGAagcgggcgggggggggggggtccctggcCTGGCGCTGGCTCCCGGCGAACCCCGAGTCACAGTAATACCTCGCCGAGCCCGCCGCGGGTCCCGCGCGGCTCCGCGCCCCCGCTGCCCGCGCGCCTCGCCTGCGCCCTCGTGCAAGCCCGGGGGTCGCCCGGGGCGCCGCTCCGCATGCTCCGCGCCCTCCTGCCCGCCCGccgcttgcttgcttgcttctcGTTTGCTCTCCCTCCCGTCTAGCTCGCTCACTgcttttttaataatattattctAAGCGGGCATGAGGCGCGGCGGCCCGCGCCCTGATTGGTCTGGTTATCTGACCCGGGGCCTGGCCGCGCCAGACAATAGTCAGAGTCAAATTATTTGCCATGGAGACGCTGTCAGTCACTGGTAACCCGAGCCCCGGCGGGCCGGGCGTCTCCCCCCGGCCGGCTCCGCTGACAGATCGCTGGGCTCCGCGCAAAGCGGAGGGCGGCCCGAGACAGGAGCCGGAGGCGCTCCAAGAGCCTCGGAGGCGGAGAAGgccgggcaggggcaggaggcggAGGTGATTGACGGGGCGGACGCCCAAAGAGCACGGGAGGAGACGGACATGGgaaggggggtggagggggtggagtgGAGACGCACGGAGAAGAAAAGGGGAGGAtcgaggtggggagggaagaggggagaagagagggcgGAGGACTGTTTAAGGGGGTGccgggaagaaggggagggagactGGTGGAGGGAGCCTCAAGGGGGAAGAAACTTTAGGCAGCTTTTCGCAAGGCCCCGCCGGATGTCCCTCGGGTCATCACGCCGCTCCCGGGGCTGCGGTTTGCCGGGTAGATTCTGCCCAGGAGCCGACGAGTGGGATGGGAGAGTTTGGACGCGCTCGGACGCCCCTCAAAGATTTGGCTTTTCCCGCTGAcagtgccccacccccatcctagGAACTCGGGATCCAAGCGGACCgcgagggaaagggggagggagcaagagagaagtggggaaaatTTGGCAGTGGCCGAAGGCGAACGCCTGAAAATCTACTTCTTGGAGGATCCcgcctttcctccttctcctaaGCGGGCCGGCTGCCCCGCGGCCGGTACATCCCGGCTCAGCGCTCTCTGCTCCTCGCTGGGCGGGGACTCAGACTTAACCCCACGGGTCCCAAGGCCCGAGAATCTCACGGCGTTTCCGTGTGGCCTCCATGGAAGTTGACTCCGGTGGGCAGTGCCGGTGGTCTGCCCACGGGGAGGCGAGGACAGGGAACCTAGGATGGTCGTGGTGTTTCCCCcgtgggtggtcagggaagacagAGTTGGAAGCGAGACcacttcctcctccatcctctggcCTCTCAGCTCGGACTCGGCTGCAGTTCCAGCAGGAGAACCAGATCGCTGAGCTTCGGACTGAGGGGCTTAAAAAAgagttttttgcttctttgtcagGGCTCTTGTGTAAACACGTGTGGCTGGTTCTCTAGAAGAGCAGGCGagtaggtgggagaggagagctggagtggaaggggtgagggatgTTGCGGCTGTTTCTACGTTTTTGAAAAGCCCTGGGGTTAGCTCCTTCCAGGACTGGTCCTTCCACCTCCGTTTCCCCTCTTCGCTCTGAGCTGTTGCAGGCTGGAACCTCGTTGGCTCCCAGTGCCAGAATCCAAGCCAAAACAGAGACCCTGCTCTGTCTTCAGCTTAGAACTGTGCAGCCTGTGTCTAGGCCACACTTCTTCATTCCTACCCCTTTAAATTTACTCGGAAGTTTGTGCTAGGAGCACTGGAATGGGAGTCCAGAGCCCTGAGATCAGGTTTTGATTTTGCTTGGTGTTGATGAGCAAGGCCCCTATTTGTTCCTCTTATCCTTAGCAACATTTCTCAAagtttcccctccccctgcattAGTGTTCTAGAAGTCCTCTGGGGGAGTTTCAGGCATGAAAGAGTGGAACCCTGGGACTCTCCCTAAAACTTTTGCCTCTGGGGGACTGTCCACATGTATTGAGACCACAGGGCTATCGAAGTATGTTCCAAGCCAAGCCAACTCCCTGCATAAAATCAGGTGGCATGCTCAGCCTACATCTGTCTGCTGGGAGGAGCTCTTTTGTGTCCAGGCCACTTTATCCACTATCCTGTGTTGTAGCCCCAGAGTCAGGCTTAGAGGACCCTGGAGGACATGAGGAAATAATTACCCCCTGCTGCACTGAGGTTCAGAGCCCACCTTGCTGTTCCCAATAAAGGGAACCTATTCTTTCCAAGACCTCTTCCTCAGCCACATGGCTAACGATTGGCAGACAGGTCCCAGCTCTGGCCATAGCCATCTTCCATGTTGACAAGATAAGGCCATTGCTGTGGGACAGCACCCTGGTCTGTTTCAGGGGAATGGGACTGGGCAGTAACTTCCTGGTGAGACTTTGGGTCAGTTTATGCTCTGCTGCAGCTCATTCTCTCTCCTATTAGATGAGGCCTGCATGATCTTTCAGATCCCTGTTGGGTCTAGGCTGGGGTGGGTCTAAGAATACTAACCTTGAAAAAGTGGGTAAACTTTGCAACCTCAGCCGCAGCTTCTGTGGGGAATATGCCCCTCCCTGAACCCTTGGAGCTTCCAGATTGAACTTCCCTCAGGAACGAGTCCTGCCTGTGCTCGGCTAAGGCAGATTTTCTGGAGCTTCAGACTCATCGTCCCTTCTAGTGTTGCCCTCTTTGTGGCCTCTGGGTGCTGAGCCCAGGAGTTGGACCTGCCAAGAGAACGCACGTGGCGCCTGCCATCTTCGATAATAAAGTGTGCGCCATATGAAGTCATTACAGAGCAAGCACAGAAAACCTCTAACACGATTACCCAACACATGGGTGTGTGTCCATATGCCACTAGATCTCCCCTTCCCCCATATTTGTAGGAAACCAGTTCTAGCAGGTCTGGGCTAGAACCTCATGCCCGCAGAGGCAGCTGAGCGCCTGCCCTAACAAAAGCTACAGCTCAGCTAGGGTCTTTTTACActctgcagccccctccctgcctagTCCCCTTCTTGACAGCCTTTGCCACAGGACAGAGAACCTGGGGTGCTCTGGGTACTTTGGGTCCCCGAGGATTTGATAGATTCCAGCCTGACCCTAAGGCAATCTCAGCCCCAGGTTCCAGTGCTCAGAGCAGCTGCTGGAGGGGCCAGAAGGTGCCAGACACCTTGGGTCTACCCTACTCCAATCTATGGAATCTATGGACTCTGACATCTGTTCCTTTCCTGAGACATTGGTGAGAGGCCTGCACAAACAGGAGAACCTCCATGGCAGGGAGGAGGAAACTTTTGTAGACCTGTGGAAATTTGGGCCTTACTGAAATGTCTCCTTTCACCTCCAAGGTGGGCTGAGATAGACTTTCTGGAAGGCAGCACTAGGGATGGATGGGTGTGCTCTGATGAGCCCACACTGACCGAATGCCTTTTCCCCTGACTCTTGTTCAGGGACATTCTGGGGCCTTTGTgtctggggctggcagggagctTCCCAGAGCAAGGCTCAGGGCTGCCCA
This sequence is a window from Camelus ferus isolate YT-003-E chromosome 15, BCGSAC_Cfer_1.0, whole genome shotgun sequence. Protein-coding genes within it:
- the SIX2 gene encoding homeobox protein SIX2 isoform X2, which codes for MSMLPTFGFTQEQVACVCEVLQQGGNIERLGRFLWSLPACEHLHKNESVLKAKAVVAFHRGNFRELYKILESHQFSPHNHAKLQQLWLKAHYIEAEKLRGRPLGAVGKYRVRRKFPLPRSIWDGEETSYCFKEKSRSVLREWYAHNPYPSPREKRELAEATGLTTTQVSNWFKNRRQRDRAAEAKERENSENSNSNSHNPLAASLNGSGKSVLGSSEDEKTPSGTPDHSSSSPALLLSPPPPPGLPSLHSLGHPPCPSAVPVPVPGGGGVDPLQHHHGLQDSILNPMSANLVDLGS
- the SIX2 gene encoding homeobox protein SIX2 isoform X1, with protein sequence MSMLPTFGFTQEQVACVCEVLQQGGNIERLGRFLWSLPACEHLHKNESVLKAKAVVAFHRGNFRELYKILESHQFSPHNHAKLQQLWLKAHYIEAEKLRGRPLGAVGKYRVRRKFPLPRSIWDGEETSYCFKEKSRSVLREWYAHNPYPSPREKRELAEATGLTTTQVSNWFKNRRQRDRAAEAKERYEENSENSNSNSHNPLAASLNGSGKSVLGSSEDEKTPSGTPDHSSSSPALLLSPPPPPGLPSLHSLGHPPCPSAVPVPVPGGGGVDPLQHHHGLQDSILNPMSANLVDLGS